The following are encoded together in the Fundidesulfovibrio putealis DSM 16056 genome:
- a CDS encoding LysR family transcriptional regulator, giving the protein MLEMRLLKTFLAVAADCSFRKAAEALHLAPSTVTAQVKSLEDDLGFPVFDRIGRRVLLTEQGSRLLGHARRLVDMEAETRRALGSGGDECGELSVRISESLGVRCMPDVLARFRQRFPETRLHISTASRLGLARDLRHGSTDLGLLLSEPFSAAGLHVEILGRERLAVIAPPGSPLAALAQVRPGDLEGTSLFLTRHVWSARRLIEEALLEAHVRSAPVVDCSSVEMVKRCVMAGLGVSVVPAFAVREEVARGALALLDWAGGPLSAPVMLVRHEERWVSPAVRGFMEAVREYFGAS; this is encoded by the coding sequence ATGCTGGAAATGCGACTGCTCAAGACCTTCCTGGCCGTGGCCGCCGACTGCTCCTTCCGTAAGGCCGCCGAGGCGCTTCATCTGGCTCCGTCCACGGTGACGGCCCAGGTGAAGTCCCTGGAGGACGACCTGGGCTTCCCTGTTTTCGACCGCATCGGGCGGCGCGTCCTGCTCACCGAGCAGGGCAGCAGGCTCCTGGGCCACGCCCGCAGGCTGGTGGACATGGAGGCCGAGACCCGGCGCGCGCTGGGCAGCGGCGGCGACGAGTGCGGCGAATTGTCCGTTCGCATCTCCGAGAGCCTGGGCGTGCGCTGCATGCCGGACGTGCTGGCCCGCTTCCGGCAGCGTTTCCCCGAGACGCGCCTGCACATCAGCACCGCGTCGCGCCTGGGCCTGGCCCGAGACCTGCGCCACGGTTCCACGGACCTTGGCCTGCTGCTCTCCGAGCCGTTTTCCGCAGCTGGCCTCCACGTGGAGATACTCGGGCGCGAGCGGCTGGCGGTCATCGCACCGCCGGGCTCGCCCCTGGCGGCTCTGGCGCAGGTGCGTCCCGGCGACCTGGAGGGCACGTCGCTTTTCCTGACCCGCCACGTCTGGAGCGCGCGCAGGCTCATCGAGGAGGCCTTGCTGGAGGCGCACGTGCGCTCCGCCCCGGTGGTGGACTGCTCCAGCGTGGAGATGGTCAAGCGTTGCGTGATGGCCGGGCTCGGGGTCTCGGTGGTCCCGGCCTTCGCGGTGCGCGAGGAAGTGGCGCGAGGAGCCTTGGCATTGCTCGATTGGGCGGGCGGGCCGCTCTCGGCCCCGGTGATGCTGGTGCGCCACGAGGAGCGCTGGGTGTCCCCGGCGGTCCGGGGGTTCATGGAGGCGGTGCGGGAATACTTTGGCGCGTCCTAA
- a CDS encoding YkgJ family cysteine cluster protein, which translates to MKFTSKRTLSRRLAALYVKMAQAYSKAAPSDFTCEGCAQNCCVSYFQHHTHIEWHYLWEGMNALPEDKRAEYLARAQENVERTREALARGEVPKVMCPVNDDGKCGLYEHRMMICRLYGVPNVVIGRAGLQQFPGCPRCMELVQGPEYGRVDRTSLYKELAQLEMEFLGSRRNQVPRVDLTLSEMLVAGPPRL; encoded by the coding sequence ATGAAGTTCACCAGCAAGCGCACCCTGTCGCGCCGCCTCGCCGCCCTGTACGTGAAGATGGCCCAGGCCTACTCCAAGGCCGCGCCCTCGGATTTCACCTGCGAAGGTTGCGCCCAAAACTGCTGCGTCAGCTACTTCCAGCACCACACCCACATCGAGTGGCACTACCTGTGGGAGGGGATGAACGCCCTGCCCGAGGACAAGCGCGCCGAGTATCTGGCGCGCGCCCAGGAGAACGTGGAGCGCACCCGCGAGGCCCTGGCGCGCGGCGAAGTCCCCAAGGTGATGTGCCCGGTGAACGACGACGGCAAGTGCGGCCTGTACGAACACCGCATGATGATCTGCCGCTTGTACGGCGTGCCCAACGTCGTGATTGGCCGTGCGGGGCTCCAGCAGTTCCCCGGCTGCCCCAGGTGCATGGAGCTGGTGCAAGGCCCGGAATACGGCCGGGTGGACCGCACCTCGCTCTACAAGGAGCTGGCCCAACTGGAGATGGAATTCCTGGGCAGCAGGCGCAACCAGGTGCCGCGCGTGGACCTGACACTCTCCGAGATGCTGGTGGCGGGGCCGCCCAGGCTATAA
- a CDS encoding DUF401 family protein, which yields MIWEGVFALGKILLAFGCMLTGMRLKLGIGASIFAGGLVLALLFGMGPLTWVGVAAKASVGWQCVSLALIVVLILMLSHVLERTGQSLKLMDALAGFLPSRRLRLIFFPVLIGLLPMPGGAAFSAPMVRQTGEPLGISQDEMALVNYWFRHVWELSWPLYPGIIMTAGLLNLPLSTVILSTGLGSVVFFGLGWWFILRPMGPRLAALDAQAGLAGQNGGAGEAPKRDLRLAFRLGLPMIIAIVGSLVLEAAVSAMFPDASFELGIMGALLAAIVCVFAQNKAGMSFLWQSLMQKELRQTLVMVAAIFAFNAVMDEAGVVRELVKLGGGAALLTAAVFVPALVGMVAGVTMAFVGAAFPLMLGLLDQLGMQHQAMAWAMLALVSGFAGVMASPLHICLVMTCQYFGVDMPRFWRQVMPACLGLLVFGGGWFFVLRSL from the coding sequence ATGATCTGGGAAGGCGTATTCGCACTCGGCAAGATTCTCCTGGCGTTCGGCTGCATGCTGACAGGCATGCGTCTGAAGCTTGGCATCGGGGCCTCCATCTTCGCGGGCGGACTGGTGCTGGCGCTCCTGTTCGGCATGGGTCCGCTCACCTGGGTCGGCGTTGCGGCCAAAGCCAGCGTGGGCTGGCAGTGCGTGTCCCTGGCCCTGATCGTGGTGCTTATCCTCATGCTGTCGCACGTTCTGGAACGCACCGGGCAGTCGCTCAAGCTCATGGACGCCCTGGCGGGTTTTCTGCCCAGCCGCCGCCTGCGCCTGATCTTCTTTCCGGTGCTGATAGGGCTTCTGCCCATGCCCGGCGGCGCAGCCTTCTCCGCCCCAATGGTGCGCCAGACCGGCGAGCCCCTGGGCATCAGCCAGGACGAGATGGCCCTGGTGAACTACTGGTTCCGCCACGTGTGGGAGCTGTCCTGGCCGCTGTATCCGGGCATCATCATGACGGCGGGGCTTTTGAACCTGCCGCTGTCCACGGTGATTTTGAGCACGGGCCTGGGGTCGGTGGTGTTCTTCGGGCTTGGCTGGTGGTTCATCCTGCGCCCCATGGGGCCGAGGCTCGCGGCGCTCGACGCCCAGGCAGGCCTGGCAGGCCAAAACGGCGGTGCGGGAGAAGCCCCGAAACGCGACCTGCGCCTGGCGTTTCGCCTGGGCCTGCCGATGATCATCGCCATCGTGGGCTCGCTGGTGCTGGAGGCGGCTGTGTCGGCGATGTTTCCGGACGCCTCCTTCGAGCTCGGCATCATGGGGGCGCTGCTGGCGGCCATCGTGTGCGTGTTCGCGCAGAACAAGGCCGGGATGTCCTTTTTGTGGCAGAGCCTCATGCAGAAGGAGCTGCGCCAGACCCTGGTGATGGTGGCCGCGATCTTCGCCTTCAACGCGGTGATGGACGAGGCCGGGGTGGTGCGCGAACTGGTGAAGCTGGGCGGCGGCGCGGCCCTGTTGACGGCTGCGGTGTTCGTCCCGGCCCTGGTGGGCATGGTGGCGGGCGTGACCATGGCCTTCGTGGGCGCGGCCTTCCCGCTGATGCTGGGGCTTCTGGACCAGCTTGGCATGCAGCACCAGGCCATGGCCTGGGCCATGCTGGCGCTGGTGAGCGGCTTTGCCGGGGTGATGGCCTCGCCCCTGCACATCTGCCTGGTGATGACCTGCCAGTACTTCGGCGTGGACATGCCGCGCTTCTGGCGGCAGGTGATGCCGGCGTGCCTTGGTCTGCTGGTTTTCGGGGGCGGATGGTTTTTCGTACTCAGGTCGCTTTGA
- a CDS encoding carboxymuconolactone decarboxylase family protein encodes MNEELRALSLARKKAHKRLLDLKSPVYAAFLDMERAAYSDGHLPKMTKELIAVGISVVIDCRSCMQWHIEQAAAAGADFRQLLEAIEVGIEMGGGPATVSARFALEVLDSVFPPHSGD; translated from the coding sequence ATGAACGAGGAACTTCGCGCCCTGAGCCTTGCCCGCAAGAAGGCCCACAAGCGGCTTCTGGACCTGAAATCGCCGGTGTACGCCGCGTTCCTGGACATGGAGCGCGCCGCCTACTCCGACGGACACCTGCCCAAGATGACCAAGGAGCTGATCGCCGTGGGCATCTCGGTGGTGATCGACTGCCGCTCCTGCATGCAGTGGCACATCGAGCAGGCTGCCGCCGCCGGGGCGGACTTCCGTCAGCTCCTGGAAGCTATCGAGGTGGGCATCGAGATGGGCGGCGGCCCGGCCACGGTGTCGGCGCGGTTCGCGCTGGAGGTGCTCGATTCGGTCTTCCCGCCTCATTCCGGCGATTGA